In Aphelocoma coerulescens isolate FSJ_1873_10779 chromosome 3, UR_Acoe_1.0, whole genome shotgun sequence, a single window of DNA contains:
- the SLC35A1 gene encoding CMP-sialic acid transporter has translation MRNACEISWMFAASKTVPKSGRVEQDALQDIQAGRSSTRWFGAGGGALWAAALHSMVRWEERRGTAGGSGPAVLAPSASTMSPPKENVSLLFKLYCLTVMTLVAATYTVALRYTRTVETELYFSTTAVCVTEVIKLFLSVGILAKETGSLTRLITSLKENVFGSPKELLKLSVPSVVYALQNNMAFVALSNLDAAVYQVTYQLKIPCTALCTVLMLNRTLSKLQWFSVFMLCGGVTLVQWEPAQATKVQVEQNPWLGFGAIAVAVLCSGFAGVYFEKVLKSSDTSLWVRNIQLYLSGIVVNLFVVYMSDGAQVLEKGFFYGYTYYVWFVIFLASVGGIYTSVVVKYTDNIMKGFSAAAAIVLSTVASVILFGLQITVTFSLGALLVCISIYLYGLPRQDTTKIQPSETKSSKERLATV, from the exons ATGAGAAATGCGTGTGAGATTTCCTGGATGTTTGCTGCCAGTAAAACAGTTCCGAAAAGCGGCCGGGTGGAGCAGGATGCTCTCCAGGATATCCAGGCAGGACGGAGCTCGACTCGATGGTtcggcgcgggcggcggggcgcTCTGGGCGGCCGCGCTGCACTCTATGGTGCGATGGGAGGAGCGgcggggcacggcgggcggctcCGGCCCGGCGGTCCTGGCGCCTTCGGCGAGCACCATGTCGCCTCCGAAAG aaaatgtCAGCTTACTGTTCAAGCTGTACTGCCTCACGGTGATGACCCTGGTTGCTGCCACATACACAGTGGCACTGCGGTACACCAGGACAGTGGAGACAGAACTCTACTTTTCAACGACAGCTGTGTGCGTCACTGAAGTTATCAAGTTGTTCTTGAGCGTGGGCATCCTGGCTAA agAAACTGGAAGTCTGACGAGGTTAATAacatctttaaaagaaaatgtattcgGAAGTCCTAAAGAATTGCTAAAATTAAGTGTTCCATCTGTGGTGTACGCTCTCCAAAACAATATGGCGTTTGTGGCTCTTAGCAACTTGGATGCTGCAGTCTACCAG GTGACGTACCAGCTGAAGATCCCTTGTACAGCTTTATGTACAGTCCTGATGCTGAACCGTACCCTTAGTAAGTTGCAGTGGTTCTCTGTCTTCATGCTCTGTGGTGGCGTTACCCTTGTCCAGTGGGAGCCTGCTCAGGCCACAAAAGTACAG GTGGAGCAGAATCCATGGCTAGGGTTTGGAGCGATTGCTGTGGCTGTTCTGTGTTCAGGATTTGCAG gagttTATTTTGAAAAGGTGTTAAAGAGTTCAGATACTTCCTTGTGGGTGAGGAACATTCAGCTGTACTTATCTGGGATTGTGGTGAATTTATTTGTTGTGTACATGTCAGATGGAGCCCAAGTTCTagagaaagggtttttctaTGGCTACACATACTACGTCTGGTTTGTCATCT TTCTGGCCAGTGTTGGTGGCATCTACACCTCGGTGGTTGTTAAGTACACCGATAACATCATGAAAGgcttttctgcagcagcagccattGTTCTCTCTACTGTGGCGTCAGTCATCCTCTTTGGCCTTCAGATAA CTGTTACCTTCTCCCTGGGTGCTCTCCTGGTGTGTATTTCTATTTACCTCTATGGATTACCTCGACAAGACACCACAAAAATCCAGCCCTCAGAGACTAAGAGCTCAAAAGAGAGACTTGCTACTGTGTGA